AATAATAACCATTACCATAAATCCGCTTGTAATCAGTATTGAAATATACGGCGTATTGAACTTAGGATGCAGCCTGGATAGAAAATCCGGCATAAGTTTGTCCTTACTCATAGCGAGGGGAGATCTGGACGCTGTTAAAATTCCGGAGTTAGCTGTGGTTATAAATGCCATAATTGCGGCTCCTGCAAGAAGCACCGCACCAGCTTTCCCCATTATGTTTCCGGCTCCAAGAGAAAGAGGAATTAACGAACCGTTTAATTCACTTCCGTTTACAATACCGACTGTAACTCCTACTGACAAAGCATATAAGAAAGAAACAATAAAAAATGCGAGCATCATACCAAGCGGTATATTTTTCGAAGGATTCTTTACTTCCTCTGCAATAGAAGCAATTTTTGTCAATCCGCCGAATGAAACAAAAACAAGGCCTGCAGTTGAAACAACAGACCACAATCCCTTTGGCATAAAAGGTAAATAATTATCTGGATGTGTGGATATAAACCCTCTTCCAATATATAGAATCAGAATTGAGATAAGTAAAAAGACCAAAATTACCTGCACCCTGCCTGTTACTTTAACACTTACAATGTTGGTAATAGTAAATAGAATACATGCAGCCACAGCAATAATTTTTATTTCTGAAACTGTGATATCAGGTTTTATAAAAACTGCAAAAGCTCCGATACCCACCAGAGCAAATGCGCTTTTTAAGCTTAATGAAAACCAGTTTGCAAGACCGCCGAATGTGCCGAATACAGGTCCCAGACTTCTTTCAATGTAAAAATAGGTGCCTCCGGATTTAGGCATTGCTGTTGCAAGCTCCGCCTTTGCAAAAAGGCTTGGTAAAATTAAAACACTTGCAAGCAGATATGCAAGAATCATTGCAGGCCCTGATTTTGCATAAGCAAGGCCAGGAAGCACAAAAAGACCGGAGCTTATCATTGCACCTGCTGCAATTGAAAAAACTTCAGGCAGACTGAGCTCTTTTTTTAATCCCATATTTCCCAAAGTTCCTCTTGAGAAATGATTATTAAAATTGTTATAATAAAATATACTATTTTAACTTAAAAAACAAATAGAATAAAGCATCCCGCCTGTTTCTATTTGTCCTTCAGAGCATTGTAAAATGCGTTCCAGAACGGATCAACACGGGGATGCTGAAATGCCCGTTCTTTACCGTTTTCAATAATTGTCATCCCCTTTTCCGGAAGCGTTAATTCTCCTGCGACAGATGCGGGAATCCCCTTATTCTTCAGAGCATTTACAATATCTTCGGATTTGTCAGGCCGGGCTGATAGAATCAATGTCCCCTCGCTTATTGCTGCATAGGGGTCGTCAATGCCAAAAAGACTGCATATTTCAAAAGCTCTGGCGTCCGTTACAATATCATCCTTGTTTATAACTATGCCGAGCCCCGAAGCCTGAGCCAGTTCATACACTCCTCCCCATATACCGCACTCAGTTGCATCGTGCATTGAAGTAACACCGTTTTCACGCACTCCTACTGATACTGCAGTTAATGCATCTTCCACAACCGACATTTTGTAAAAAAGCTCCGATGCTTTTTGCGCAAACGATTCTCCGAATGCAGACTTGATTTTTTCCGGAAACATTGCAGCAAATATCCCTGATGATTCAATTGCGGGCCCCTTTGTAATAATTACATGATCTCCTGGTTTTGCAAATTTCGGAGTCACATACTTATCTTTGTCACCTTCTGCCAGAACAGTGGCTCCGCCTACCATTGGATAATGACAGTTTTCATATCTTGCAGTATGTCCGCAAACAACTGCCATTCCCAGTTTTTCACACTCAGTATGCATTGTATTCCACATAAGTTCAAGCTGTTCTTCATTGATCTCCATAGGCAGATTGAGATCTATTGAAAGAAAAGTGGGAGCAAGCCCGCTTGTAACCACATCCGAAGCAAGGATGTGAATTGCAAACCAGGCAGCTCTTTCAAAGCCGTATTCAGGAACTATAAATACAGGATCAGTTGTTATTGCAACCGCTTTACCGCCAATTTCAACAATTCCCACATCAACTCCGTTTTGCGGGGGAACAATTACTGATTCCCTCTTGGCACCGAGCCTGGGATAAATAAGTTCTTCAAACACTTCCGGGGATATCTTACCTATATCGGGCAGTTTTGTTTTCATTATTCTTTCTCCTGTTCATCTTTTAAGTTTTTTATTTTATTGACATATATCTTTTTTCTCACGGAATTGCCAAGAAAAACCCTGTCTGCATTTTTCAGATCATCAATAAAAATATCTTTTTCAATTACACCGCAGGTTTTTATAAGATGCTGTCTGTAACATCCGTTAAGGATTACGGAATCAAGAGCCGGAGTAAATATCTTTCCGTTTTTCTCTAAGAAAATATTCGTAAAAGCGCCTTCAAGAACTCTGCTGTTTTTATCGCAGAAAATCACTTCAAAAAAACCTTTTTCTCTTGCGGATTTCAGCTCAGTATCCCACGGCCGGAATGTAGTTTTGTGAAAGAGAAACTGTTTCTTTTCCGTTCTTTGAGAGAAAGATACAACAATATCTACATTGGATATATCATCTCTTATTTCCTGATAATCTGTAGTTACATCGCCCCACTTATCCAGCAAAACACGCACTTTGTAGATGTTATCTTTT
This window of the bacterium genome carries:
- a CDS encoding AIR synthase family protein, coding for MKTKLPDIGKISPEVFEELIYPRLGAKRESVIVPPQNGVDVGIVEIGGKAVAITTDPVFIVPEYGFERAAWFAIHILASDVVTSGLAPTFLSIDLNLPMEINEEQLELMWNTMHTECEKLGMAVVCGHTARYENCHYPMVGGATVLAEGDKDKYVTPKFAKPGDHVIITKGPAIESSGIFAAMFPEKIKSAFGESFAQKASELFYKMSVVEDALTAVSVGVRENGVTSMHDATECGIWGGVYELAQASGLGIVINKDDIVTDARAFEICSLFGIDDPYAAISEGTLILSARPDKSEDIVNALKNKGIPASVAGELTLPEKGMTIIENGKERAFQHPRVDPFWNAFYNALKDK
- a CDS encoding amino acid permease, whose protein sequence is MGLKKELSLPEVFSIAAGAMISSGLFVLPGLAYAKSGPAMILAYLLASVLILPSLFAKAELATAMPKSGGTYFYIERSLGPVFGTFGGLANWFSLSLKSAFALVGIGAFAVFIKPDITVSEIKIIAVAACILFTITNIVSVKVTGRVQVILVFLLISILILYIGRGFISTHPDNYLPFMPKGLWSVVSTAGLVFVSFGGLTKIASIAEEVKNPSKNIPLGMMLAFFIVSFLYALSVGVTVGIVNGSELNGSLIPLSLGAGNIMGKAGAVLLAGAAIMAFITTANSGILTASRSPLAMSKDKLMPDFLSRLHPKFNTPYISILITSGFMVMVIIFLSIENLVKTASTLMIVLFSLVNLSVIIMRESKIQNYRPQFKVPLYPVTPVLALIFYVFLLFEMGMLPLLSAAGFFIIGWISYLLYSKNRVKRISAIMHIVERVTDRELKTKTLEEELKQIVIGRDEIIEDRFDKIIKNCKVLDLDKRTGIDEVFKKLSEILAPRVSVDKDILYSLFIEREKQSCTVIKPGLAIPHVIIPGQNQFDIVLVRSKKGIIFPGKDEPVKTMFILVGTIDGRNFHLRALMSIAQIVQEPGFEKRWMDARSSDELKDVILLSKRKRDA